One Synechococcus sp. Nb3U1 genomic window, GCTAAAGCACAAGCGGACGGGATCCCTTTCGGCCCCCTGTACGGGCAACTGAAGGCCGGCCAATCCATCACCTGGCAAGGCCAATCCTTCCATGGCCGTGATTATGTCGGGGAGCCGATTCCGGGTCGCAAGTTCTCCTACTGTACCGACACGAGCTTTTGTCGCAATGCCGTGGATCTGTCTCGGGCTGCCGATTTGGTAATTCATGAGGCCACCTACGCCGAAGCCGATCGGGAACTGGCCCGTCGCGCCAAACACTCTACAGCTGCTATGGCAGCCCAGGTGGCAGCCGAGGCCAAAGCTCAAGCCCTGATGCTCACCCACTTCAGCCCCCGCTATCATCCAGAGGCCTCGATTACATTGGCAGATCTGCTGGCGGAGGCCCAGGCGATTTTCCCGAATACGCTGTTGGCCTACGACCGCCTCACCTACGAAATCCCCCGTCGGATCCCAGCTCCTCTCTCTGTAGGCCTGCCTCGCTAGAATAGTAGGACTGACTGTCTACACCAGCGATGACGGATCCCAGACCTTATCCCGAACGACCCAAATTTCCAGAACGGCCCAAAACCGATCAGCTGGATCAGCGCTCCAGCGAGTGGCAAACCTTGAGCGCCCTCCCGACCCCTGCCCCTCTGCGCCCCGTGGAGACCGAACGACCAGCCCCGCAAACTGCCACAGCTCCGCAGACTGCTCCGGTAGAGACGATCCCGAAATTGGCCTCCTGGCGCAAACGGATTGGTGCTTTTGCCCTGGATTTTGGGGTGGGTTTGGGAGCTTCCTACCTGGCTCAGGGCCTGGCATCACTGTTTGGAGCCAATGCTGGGGCGGTGGATATGACCGGCTACGTGGCCTTCTTTGCCGTTTGGCTGGTGAACCGAGGTTATTTTCAATCCCGGCCTGAAGGACAAAGCCTCGGCAAGTGGTTGCTGAACATCAAAACCCTGGATCCGGAAACCGAGACCTCGCCGCACCTGATCCGCTCGCTGGCCCGCGAGAGTGTCCTATCGCTGTTTCTGCTCACCGAAGCCCTGTTGGTACCGCTGGCTGCCGATGGTCTGTTTGCTGCTTTCGATAAAGAAAAACGCCAAACCATTCACGATCGCGCTGGGCGCACCTTGGTGGTGGAAGCGGAGCAGGGCTACCACCTGGATGAAAAGGCGATGCAGTTTTTGCAGGGGATCCTAGAGGGAGATGCTGCCGAAGATGTGAAATCTGCTGCCCGTGACCTATTGAGCCAAGCCCAACGCAACGATACCGTGCGCGATCTCTCCAAACAGGTGCAGCGTCTGGGCAAAGATATGGATCAAAATACCCGCAGTCTACGGCAACAAACTGGCAAACAGGTGAAAAACTGGGTTGATTCTGTCAAAGAAAAGTTAGATAATTGGTGATTGCGCTTGCAATTGCGTTTGTAATTATGAACGCTCGGTTGCGGCCCGAAGTTCGGGTAGCTTCTGAGTCTTGCTAGCCTCTCACCTCAGTCTGGGATCCGTCATGGCCAAAGCAAAAGGTGTCCGCATCATCATTAACCTAGAGTGTACGGAGTGCCGTACCAACGCTGACAAACGTTCTCCGGGTGTAAACCGCTACACCGCCACCAAAAATCGCCGCAACACCACGGCCCGCTTGGAGCTGAAGAAATTCTGCCCCCACTGCAACCGTCACACCATCCACAAAGAGATCAAGTAGTTCCTTTTATCCCTGCTGCCCTATGGTTTATTCCCGCCGCCGCATGTCTCCCATCAAGCCTGGAGATCCGATCAAGTTCACGGATATTGAACTCCTCAAAAAATTTGTGACCGAACGTGGTAAAATCCTGCCCCGCCGCATTACCGGCCTTACCGCCAAGCAGCAACGGGATCTAACCGTGGCGATCAAACGGGCACGGATTATGGGTCTGCTTTACTTCGTCAACAAAGAGGGATAACCCTCCGCGCTTCTTCTGTTCTGGGATCCCTTCCCATGAGCCTGACTCTCTCGCCAGAACTGCAAGCCCGACTGGCCCAACCGCTAGATATTGGTGGGGTAAAGGTGGATAGCCGCGTGTTTCAGGCACCGTTGTCGGGGGTGACGGATAAGGTTTTTCGAGGCTTGGTGCGTCGTTTGGCCCCCGAGAGCGTGGTTTACACCGAAATGGTGAATGCGACAGGGTTGCACTACGCCCGCGATTTGCCCCGCATCATGGAAGTGGGGGAGGGGGAGGCTCCGATCGGCATTCAACTGTTTGACTGTCGACCTCACTTTTTGGCGGAAGCGGCCCGCATGGCGGTAGACGAAGGGGCAACCATCGTCGATATCAACATGGGCTGCCCGGTGAACAAGATCACCAAAAATGGCGGTGGCTCTTCGTTGTTAAAGGATCCGGACATGGCTGCCCGCATTGTGGAGGCGGTGGTGGCGGCGGTAAATGTGCCCGTCACGGTCAAAACTCGCTTGGGCTGGTCGGATCAAGAGATTACGATTTTGGATTTTGCCCATCGTTTGCAGGAGGCAGGAGCCCAGCTGCTGACCTTGCATGGTCGTACCCGCGCCCAAGGTTTTAACGGAACTGCCCGTTGGGACTGGATCCGCCGAGTGAAGCAACACCTGCACGTTCCGGTGATCGCCAATGGAGATATTTTCTCGGCGGCAGCAGCGGTGAAATGCCTCGAGGAAACCGGAGCGGATGGGGTGATGTGCTCACGCGGCACCATGGGTTACCCCTTTTTGGTGGGGGAAGTGGATCACTTCCTCAAAACTGGGCAAGAAAAGCCAGCCCCAACTCCCCTGGATCGCATTCAAATGGCTTTAGAACACCTGCGCGGCCTCTGGGAATATAAGGGAGAACGCGGGATCCGCCAGGCCCGTAAGCACATGACCTGGTATATCAAGGACTTTGCCGGGGCCTCCCAATTTCGCGCCCTGTTGTGCCGCATTGAAACCTTGCAAGAAGGGGAAGCTCTACTGCTGCAAGCCATGGAACGCTGCCAAGAGGGATCCCAGGGTAACAAGGATAACCAGGATACAGCCT contains:
- the rnz gene encoding ribonuclease Z — protein: MRVTFLGTSSGLPTRQRNVSGIAVQFPQRSEWWLFDCGEGTQHQLLRLDELRPSQLRRIFITHMHGDHIYGLPGLLASCGLGSTPERIDAYGPPGLEDYLKAVLRYSETRIPYPFHIHTVETGLILQEPEYSVFCAPLDHRVPAFGYRVVEQDRPGSFDVAKAQADGIPFGPLYGQLKAGQSITWQGQSFHGRDYVGEPIPGRKFSYCTDTSFCRNAVDLSRAADLVIHEATYAEADRELARRAKHSTAAMAAQVAAEAKAQALMLTHFSPRYHPEASITLADLLAEAQAIFPNTLLAYDRLTYEIPRRIPAPLSVGLPR
- a CDS encoding RDD family protein, whose product is MTDPRPYPERPKFPERPKTDQLDQRSSEWQTLSALPTPAPLRPVETERPAPQTATAPQTAPVETIPKLASWRKRIGAFALDFGVGLGASYLAQGLASLFGANAGAVDMTGYVAFFAVWLVNRGYFQSRPEGQSLGKWLLNIKTLDPETETSPHLIRSLARESVLSLFLLTEALLVPLAADGLFAAFDKEKRQTIHDRAGRTLVVEAEQGYHLDEKAMQFLQGILEGDAAEDVKSAARDLLSQAQRNDTVRDLSKQVQRLGKDMDQNTRSLRQQTGKQVKNWVDSVKEKLDNW
- the rpmG gene encoding 50S ribosomal protein L33; amino-acid sequence: MAKAKGVRIIINLECTECRTNADKRSPGVNRYTATKNRRNTTARLELKKFCPHCNRHTIHKEIK
- the rpsR gene encoding 30S ribosomal protein S18; this encodes MVYSRRRMSPIKPGDPIKFTDIELLKKFVTERGKILPRRITGLTAKQQRDLTVAIKRARIMGLLYFVNKEG
- the dusB gene encoding tRNA dihydrouridine synthase DusB; translation: MSLTLSPELQARLAQPLDIGGVKVDSRVFQAPLSGVTDKVFRGLVRRLAPESVVYTEMVNATGLHYARDLPRIMEVGEGEAPIGIQLFDCRPHFLAEAARMAVDEGATIVDINMGCPVNKITKNGGGSSLLKDPDMAARIVEAVVAAVNVPVTVKTRLGWSDQEITILDFAHRLQEAGAQLLTLHGRTRAQGFNGTARWDWIRRVKQHLHVPVIANGDIFSAAAAVKCLEETGADGVMCSRGTMGYPFLVGEVDHFLKTGQEKPAPTPLDRIQMALEHLRGLWEYKGERGIRQARKHMTWYIKDFAGASQFRALLCRIETLQEGEALLLQAMERCQEGSQGNKDNQDTAFSSVT